Genomic segment of Streptomyces alboniger:
TCGCACGTCAGCCCGTACTTGCGTTGCAGCATGCCCATGCCGCCGTTGAGAGTGAGGCCCGCGATGCCGGTCTCGGAGACCTGCCCCGACGGCACGGCCAGGCCGTGCACCTGGGTCTCTCGGTCGACATCGGCCAGCGTCGCCCCCGCCTGTACGCGTGCCGTGCGCCGCTCCGGGTCGACGTGGACGCCCCGCATGAGCGACAGGTCGATGACGATGCCGTCGTCACAGGTGCTGTGCCCGGCGATGCTGTGTCCACCACCGCGTACGGCGATGGGGAGCCGCTGCTCCCGGGCGAAGGCGATCGCGGCGATGACATCGGCCGCGCCGCGGCAGCGCGCGATCACCGCGGGACGGCGGTCGATCATGGCGTTGAAGACGGCGCGCGCCGCGTCGTACGGGGAGTCGGCAGGGGTGATCACTTCGCCGAGGAGCGCGGCGCGAAGCTCCTCGACGGCCGCGGAATGCAGGGGGTTCATGGATGTTCCTCCAGGGAGCGCGGAGAGAGTGCGCGCGCGTGTCAGTGGTGAGCTGCTGCCGCTTCGGCCCGACGGCGTGCGATGAACTCCTCGAACTTGTCGTGGAGTTCATCGGTGGCACGCATGAGGCGGCCACTCTGCGGGTTGACGAGGGAGTGCACGGACTGGGCTTCCGCGAGGAGCCTGCTGCCGTTCGTCCGGTAGATCTCGTAGTGGCACTCCAGGTGCCTGCGGGGTGTGATGGCCCACGTCCTGATGGTCAGATCGTCCAGGTACTTGGCCGGCTCGTGATAGCGGGCGCGGAAATTCGTCGTGGTGATCTGGTAGTTCCAGAAGTCGACGCCGACGGCCAGTGCGAAGGCCTCGCGGCCCAGATCGAACCACGGCACGAAACTTGCGTAATACGCATGTCCTTGCACGTCGCACTCGCCCCATCGGACGCGTGCCGTGGTGTCGACGTGATTCCAGCCTTCGAGGTTCGGTACGGATTCAACCCAACGCGGCATGGCGGCTCGTTTCTCGTGAAAGGTTCTACGAGTGCTGCCCGGAGGCATTTATACGGCTCGACCATAGGAACGCCGTAAAGGCGCGTCAATCATTCCTGACGTGCATCTTTCACCGTGCCGCAGATGCCCTGGCATCTTTCTCGGAACTTACAGAAATCCTGGTCGAAACGGGACTTCGGTTGACATGGATTTCTCGACGCGCTTAGCGTTCCGGTGAACGAAGGAGCAGGGCGAATCCGGCCCACTCGCATTCAGCGCGCATTATCCTTTCGTGTTTCGCGCAGTTCATTTCGCATTTCACAGAACGTCAGCGAATCGGCGGTGTTTGTCGATGGACATTACGGAATACCTCCGCTGCTCGGTGCCGGCGGCGGTGCACTCGGCAGGGGTCGACCTGGTGGACCTGCGCCGCTGGGACCTGGCCGTGACCCGCACCGGGGGAGCCGTGCTGCGACGCGCCTTCAGCGCCTCGGAACGCGCGGCGGCCAGGTGCGCGGCGGATGGCGAACTGACCCCGGCACGGATCCTGGGGCACGCCTTCGGCATCAAGGAGAGCGTGGTGAAGGCTCTGGGAGGACTGCCGCCGGGCTCCGCCTACGCCGACATCGACGTCGGCACCGGGCCACCGGAGCAGGACGGCGGCGGCCGGCAGGTACACCTCCGCGGTGAACTCGCCCGCTGGGCCGCCCGGCACGGCGTCACGCTGACCGGCGGCACCCGTGAACTCGCGGACGACATGGCCGT
This window contains:
- a CDS encoding 4'-phosphopantetheinyl transferase superfamily protein, whose product is MDITEYLRCSVPAAVHSAGVDLVDLRRWDLAVTRTGGAVLRRAFSASERAAARCAADGELTPARILGHAFGIKESVVKALGGLPPGSAYADIDVGTGPPEQDGGGRQVHLRGELARWAARHGVTLTGGTRELADDMAVAWVVAAPTITPAGPR
- a CDS encoding acyl-CoA thioesterase: MPPGSTRRTFHEKRAAMPRWVESVPNLEGWNHVDTTARVRWGECDVQGHAYYASFVPWFDLGREAFALAVGVDFWNYQITTTNFRARYHEPAKYLDDLTIRTWAITPRRHLECHYEIYRTNGSRLLAEAQSVHSLVNPQSGRLMRATDELHDKFEEFIARRRAEAAAAHH